The following proteins are co-located in the Sporolactobacillus pectinivorans genome:
- a CDS encoding DsbA family protein — protein MAGSKRKANQTEKDRKKSMERRRIVLFSSAIVILLIAAIGIMIFKDQQKNEAKPVKKPATHRTEQVAQIDYDGQPFIGSTSAPVKIAEFADYRCPYCKAFEESIVPRLEKDYIKTNKVSFYFINYTILGPGSVLAAEASEEVFHQNPRGFWAFHQALYKAQGSETKEWVTKNLLTDIAKQTVPSLDMKAFQNALDTQSHKQAIDSDNEMAESLGVPGTPAVFVNGKLIEAAQNYAILKQAIDTALQKK, from the coding sequence ATGGCCGGAAGCAAACGTAAAGCGAATCAGACAGAAAAAGATCGCAAAAAAAGTATGGAGCGCAGAAGAATTGTTCTGTTCAGCTCGGCAATCGTCATTCTGTTGATCGCCGCTATTGGCATCATGATCTTCAAAGATCAGCAGAAAAATGAAGCGAAACCTGTAAAGAAACCGGCCACGCACCGGACGGAACAGGTTGCTCAGATTGACTATGACGGACAGCCCTTTATCGGCAGTACGAGTGCGCCGGTTAAAATTGCTGAATTTGCGGATTACCGCTGCCCGTATTGCAAAGCGTTTGAGGAAAGCATCGTACCAAGACTGGAGAAAGACTATATCAAAACGAATAAAGTCAGTTTCTATTTTATTAACTACACAATACTTGGTCCGGGTTCAGTTCTTGCTGCTGAGGCGTCAGAAGAAGTGTTTCACCAGAATCCAAGAGGGTTCTGGGCGTTCCATCAAGCGCTTTATAAGGCCCAGGGCAGTGAAACAAAGGAATGGGTTACAAAAAACCTGTTGACTGATATTGCTAAGCAGACGGTTCCTTCGCTCGATATGAAGGCATTTCAGAACGCGCTGGACACCCAATCGCATAAACAGGCGATTGACAGTGATAACGAGATGGCCGAGTCACTCGGCGTGCCGGGCACTCCTGCTGTGTTCGTGAATGGCAAGCTTATTGAAGCGGCTCAGAATTATGCGATTTTGAAGCAGGCGATTGACACAGCCTTGCAGAAAAAATGA
- a CDS encoding Dabb family protein, giving the protein MIEHIVLFKFSDSTTEAQKEEGASRLRHLIHELPGIIDIQAGQNYSTRGKGYSMALTVLFRSKEDHEHYTPSPEHQAAHSYLEEIGLIDSLAVDFEISSEK; this is encoded by the coding sequence ATGATTGAACATATTGTTTTGTTTAAATTTAGCGACAGCACGACTGAGGCACAAAAGGAAGAGGGAGCCAGCAGGTTGCGCCACCTGATACATGAACTCCCGGGCATCATTGACATACAGGCCGGGCAGAATTACTCAACACGCGGCAAGGGCTATTCGATGGCACTGACTGTTCTGTTCCGATCTAAAGAGGATCATGAGCATTACACGCCGTCTCCGGAACATCAGGCTGCTCATTCTTATTTGGAGGAAATTGGACTGATCGACTCACTTGCTGTTGATTTCGAAATTTCTTCTGAAAAATAA
- a CDS encoding polysaccharide deacetylase family protein, with the protein MIHFLHIVWAIFFIIISIVVVYGIIPTVVMRPLFFRGAKPSGDAKEQICLTFDDGPSAMYTNRLLDLLKKYHVHATFFVVGERASEHSELLKRMTADGHLIGIHHYRHLSNWFLTPTGTRKQCNMAADAVEAITGVRPVYYRPPWGHINLFLPLEAHSFRIVLWSAILGDWRKKLGKERLKRRIYRHLRDGALICLHDDGENPGADNDAPENTIAALADIFEETAGRYQFVTIDELFQNRQSVKFSINI; encoded by the coding sequence TTGATTCACTTTCTACATATAGTTTGGGCAATTTTTTTTATCATTATTTCAATAGTTGTTGTTTACGGCATTATTCCAACCGTAGTCATGCGTCCGCTTTTTTTCCGCGGGGCCAAGCCATCCGGCGATGCAAAGGAGCAAATCTGTCTGACTTTTGACGATGGACCAAGTGCAATGTACACAAACCGGCTGCTTGATCTTCTGAAAAAATATCATGTGCATGCAACATTTTTCGTCGTTGGAGAACGTGCTTCGGAACATAGCGAATTATTGAAAAGGATGACTGCTGATGGTCACTTGATCGGCATCCATCATTACCGGCATCTCAGCAACTGGTTCCTTACGCCCACCGGGACAAGAAAACAGTGCAACATGGCTGCGGATGCTGTTGAAGCGATAACCGGTGTGCGGCCGGTTTATTACCGTCCCCCGTGGGGCCATATCAATCTGTTCCTTCCCTTGGAAGCACATTCTTTCCGGATTGTTCTTTGGTCGGCAATTCTTGGCGATTGGCGGAAAAAGCTTGGTAAGGAACGGCTGAAAAGAAGGATTTATCGCCATTTACGGGATGGGGCTCTTATTTGCCTGCACGATGATGGTGAGAATCCAGGAGCGGACAATGACGCACCGGAAAATACCATTGCAGCACTGGCGGATATTTTTGAAGAGACTGCTGGCCGCTATCAATTTGTTACCATCGATGAACTGTTCCAGAATCGACAATCCGTGAAGTTCAGCATAAACATTTAG
- a CDS encoding indolepyruvate ferredoxin oxidoreductase subunit alpha: MAFVITSACENEKAGECIETCPVDCIVEGKKQMYIDPDVCIDCGACEAVCPVEAIYPEDEVPEEEQKYIQLNRDFFKNR; encoded by the coding sequence ATGGCTTTTGTTATTACTTCTGCCTGTGAAAATGAAAAAGCAGGCGAATGCATCGAAACCTGTCCGGTCGACTGCATCGTTGAGGGTAAAAAGCAGATGTATATTGACCCGGACGTTTGCATTGACTGCGGCGCCTGTGAAGCTGTCTGTCCGGTCGAAGCAATCTATCCGGAAGATGAAGTTCCGGAAGAAGAACAGAAATATATCCAGTTGAACAGAGATTTTTTCAAGAACAGATAA
- a CDS encoding sensor histidine kinase, whose protein sequence is MFKKTLIQLTLINAALLILMLALLGGTIYFYEKSITFRNSDTILKNATPARVFVMRGPSRMPGAVDPGMHDPRLVGAIMDKNNNPLVSSFGNLLSDDETKQFFKPLMTSANDKIIEKKAHGSYYHVLSRTLELNSGSFTVIYGIDVSPEMNLLHTLLSIILYGLAIGAALSLVAGYYLARRALRPIQNAWDKQNRFVADASHELRTPLSILQLKIEGLLKQPRRRIQDTGEDIAVMLDETRRLSKLVGNLLTLARSDANRLEVSLKPLDLVSVLEKVSEPFSEMAELEEKSFSLKKDSASIMILADEQRIHQLLVILLDNAMKFTPKGGRIIVTCDKENRMARLSVSDSGLGIAEADLPHVFDRFFQADTSRTGQKGTGLGLSIAEWIANKHSGKIEVSSTLHKGTTFTVHLPLVKKENETKRLTSGDSLHQYKIEGEDTDDKS, encoded by the coding sequence ATGTTTAAAAAAACGCTAATTCAATTAACGCTGATCAACGCTGCGCTGCTCATTCTTATGCTTGCGCTGCTCGGCGGAACGATTTACTTTTATGAAAAAAGCATAACCTTCCGGAATAGTGATACGATACTGAAAAATGCCACTCCCGCGCGGGTTTTTGTCATGAGGGGCCCATCGCGCATGCCAGGAGCCGTCGATCCCGGCATGCATGATCCAAGGCTGGTCGGAGCGATCATGGACAAAAATAATAATCCGCTGGTTTCCAGCTTTGGCAATCTGCTGAGCGACGATGAAACAAAACAGTTTTTTAAACCGCTAATGACTTCGGCGAATGATAAAATTATTGAAAAGAAAGCACATGGAAGTTATTATCATGTCCTGTCCCGGACACTGGAATTGAATAGCGGATCTTTTACTGTGATTTACGGCATTGATGTCAGCCCGGAAATGAATCTGCTTCATACGCTGCTGTCGATCATACTTTATGGACTGGCAATCGGGGCAGCACTGTCGCTGGTTGCCGGTTATTATCTGGCGCGGCGGGCGCTCCGGCCGATCCAGAATGCCTGGGATAAACAAAATCGTTTTGTGGCTGATGCTTCGCATGAGCTGCGCACGCCGCTGTCGATCCTGCAGCTGAAAATTGAAGGGCTTCTCAAACAACCGCGTCGGAGAATTCAGGATACAGGCGAAGACATTGCAGTCATGCTCGATGAAACGCGCCGGTTGTCCAAGTTGGTCGGCAATCTGCTGACACTCGCCCGTTCAGATGCCAACCGGCTTGAAGTCAGTCTGAAACCACTGGACCTTGTTTCTGTGCTGGAAAAAGTATCTGAACCTTTTTCAGAGATGGCTGAGCTGGAAGAAAAAAGTTTCAGTCTGAAGAAAGATTCCGCTTCTATCATGATTCTGGCGGATGAACAGCGCATCCATCAGCTGCTCGTGATACTGCTTGATAATGCCATGAAATTCACGCCAAAGGGCGGGAGGATCATCGTGACATGTGACAAAGAAAACAGAATGGCCAGGCTTTCCGTTTCTGACAGCGGGCTCGGCATTGCTGAAGCAGATCTGCCCCATGTCTTTGATCGCTTCTTTCAGGCAGACACCTCGCGAACCGGTCAGAAGGGCACAGGGCTCGGCCTTTCGATCGCTGAGTGGATAGCGAATAAACACAGCGGCAAAATTGAAGTCAGCAGCACTCTTCATAAAGGGACAACGTTTACCGTCCACTTGCCTCTGGTCAAAAAAGAAAATGAAACCAAACGATTGACTTCGGGTGATTCTCTGCATCAATATAAGATAGAAGGAGAGGATACCGATGACAAATCATAA
- a CDS encoding late competence development ComFB family protein, whose amino-acid sequence MMHVHNMMEDAVEDLLEKQWDNLTVSCHCGECKTDVLALSLNRLKPHYVRLQAGSAYVKADLMTEQAKATMLTAIVESTKVISAYPHHQHEDKEE is encoded by the coding sequence ATGATGCATGTTCATAACATGATGGAAGACGCGGTTGAAGACTTGCTTGAGAAACAGTGGGACAATCTGACGGTATCCTGCCACTGCGGAGAATGCAAAACGGATGTGCTTGCTTTAAGCCTGAACCGGCTTAAACCGCATTATGTCCGTCTTCAGGCGGGAAGCGCATACGTTAAGGCTGATTTGATGACTGAACAGGCTAAAGCGACCATGCTGACAGCTATTGTTGAGAGCACAAAGGTGATTTCTGCTTATCCGCATCACCAGCATGAAGATAAAGAAGAATGA
- the msrA gene encoding peptide-methionine (S)-S-oxide reductase MsrA — protein MTNHKLETATFAGGCFWCMVKPFDTLPGIKKVVSGYAGGHVENPNYEQVKSGATGHMESIQITFNPAVFPYEKLLELYWTQVDPTDDEGQFFDRGSNYRTAIFYHSEQQKKLAEQSRSAIAESGRFRKPIVTRILPEAPFYPAEEEHQMFYKKHPDRYAEERTESGRDAFIEANWGEQGK, from the coding sequence ATGACAAATCATAAGCTGGAGACAGCAACGTTTGCCGGCGGCTGTTTTTGGTGCATGGTCAAGCCTTTTGACACCCTGCCCGGAATAAAAAAAGTCGTTTCCGGCTATGCCGGCGGGCATGTGGAAAATCCGAACTATGAACAAGTCAAATCCGGCGCAACCGGTCATATGGAGTCCATTCAGATTACCTTTAATCCGGCGGTCTTTCCCTATGAGAAGCTGCTTGAACTTTACTGGACCCAGGTCGACCCAACCGATGACGAAGGTCAGTTTTTTGATCGCGGATCCAATTACCGAACGGCTATTTTTTATCACAGCGAGCAGCAGAAAAAGCTCGCAGAACAATCAAGAAGCGCAATCGCAGAGAGCGGCAGATTCAGGAAGCCAATCGTCACGCGAATTCTCCCTGAGGCTCCTTTTTACCCTGCCGAGGAAGAACATCAGATGTTTTATAAAAAGCATCCGGATCGCTATGCTGAGGAACGTACTGAATCCGGCCGTGATGCTTTTATAGAAGCGAACTGGGGAGAGCAAGGGAAATAA
- a CDS encoding rhomboid family intramembrane serine protease yields MFIRTESFKQFLKHYPVTSVILAVNILIFLMFYVALQWGALYGFANVVFQFMLASNYDIMHGAWWQLITAVFLHTTFEHILFNAFSILIFAPALEMMLGKWRFTLGYLGTGIVANIASLFLESQGFSHYGASGAVFGLFGIYLYLIVFRKEWISKQDQTIVLVTLAISLIYSFIIPNIDVMGHLTGFLSGLLLAPALFTGKTFR; encoded by the coding sequence TTGTTTATCCGTACCGAATCTTTTAAACAGTTTTTAAAGCATTATCCTGTCACATCGGTGATTCTGGCGGTTAATATTCTTATCTTTTTAATGTTTTATGTTGCTTTACAATGGGGAGCGCTGTACGGATTCGCAAACGTTGTTTTTCAGTTCATGCTGGCTTCCAACTATGATATCATGCATGGTGCCTGGTGGCAGCTCATTACAGCCGTTTTTCTGCATACAACGTTCGAACACATCCTTTTTAACGCTTTCTCCATACTCATCTTTGCACCGGCACTGGAAATGATGCTTGGCAAGTGGCGTTTTACTCTCGGTTATCTGGGAACAGGCATTGTCGCAAATATTGCCTCACTTTTTCTGGAATCACAGGGCTTCAGTCATTATGGAGCAAGCGGCGCGGTGTTCGGTCTGTTCGGTATCTACCTCTATCTGATTGTGTTCCGGAAGGAATGGATTTCCAAACAGGATCAGACAATTGTTCTTGTTACACTGGCTATCAGCCTGATTTATTCGTTTATCATTCCGAATATCGACGTCATGGGGCATCTGACCGGTTTCCTCTCCGGGCTGCTTCTCGCTCCCGCCCTGTTTACAGGCAAGACGTTCCGGTGA
- a CDS encoding MGDG synthase family glycosyltransferase gives MDIARVLILTGSYGSGHKQAAYALSEAFAAHPSKYTARVLDVTSLVPSKLDSLEKHTFLSGVTHFPSLYHYIYKKTQKNNAAASLLKTINHFGIDHLITVLEEERPDLVISTFPAASVMMSQIKQEGWFPSSPFLTLITDYSFHSSWVNRNTDGYLVASDAVRDKLVEMKADPLKIITTGIPIQSGFSIRQNTDKLKEKLHIPLNQKVLLMMGGGCGIFRNMLPVLRAVDKMETDFRIALICGQNRKAYHDFSKFGQTSRHPVHVEGYVDNMNEWMSVSDLLVTKPGGLTISEAIASELPMIIYRPLGGQEADNTQYLLSSGLAVAAPGQEELIEDVNNLFSHPSAVGIMRTNMKLYSSRQRHSSERAVKAAELFLSAARSIEFA, from the coding sequence ATGGATATTGCCAGAGTGCTCATATTAACAGGATCCTACGGCAGCGGCCATAAACAAGCTGCTTATGCACTTTCCGAAGCCTTCGCCGCCCATCCTTCAAAATATACAGCACGGGTACTGGATGTGACATCACTGGTGCCTTCAAAGCTTGATTCGCTGGAAAAGCATACATTCCTGTCCGGAGTCACTCACTTTCCGTCACTTTACCACTATATATACAAGAAGACCCAGAAAAACAACGCGGCAGCGTCATTGCTCAAAACCATCAACCATTTTGGCATTGACCATCTGATCACTGTTCTGGAGGAAGAACGCCCCGATCTTGTGATCAGCACCTTTCCCGCCGCTTCGGTGATGATGTCTCAGATCAAACAGGAAGGCTGGTTCCCCTCTTCTCCGTTTCTGACGCTGATAACGGATTATTCCTTCCACAGCAGTTGGGTCAACCGCAATACGGATGGCTATCTTGTCGCTTCCGACGCAGTGCGGGACAAATTGGTCGAAATGAAAGCTGACCCCCTGAAAATTATCACGACAGGCATTCCGATCCAATCCGGGTTTTCCATCCGGCAGAACACTGACAAGCTGAAAGAGAAACTCCATATCCCTTTGAATCAGAAAGTGCTGCTGATGATGGGCGGAGGCTGCGGCATCTTCAGAAACATGCTCCCGGTGCTCAGAGCCGTGGATAAAATGGAGACAGATTTCAGAATTGCCTTGATCTGCGGGCAAAACCGGAAGGCCTATCATGATTTTTCGAAGTTCGGCCAGACTTCACGCCATCCGGTTCATGTCGAAGGCTATGTCGACAACATGAACGAATGGATGTCCGTTTCCGATCTGCTTGTGACAAAACCCGGCGGCCTGACCATTTCCGAAGCCATTGCCTCGGAACTTCCGATGATCATTTATAGACCGCTTGGAGGACAGGAAGCGGACAACACACAATATCTTCTGTCTTCCGGACTTGCTGTTGCAGCCCCGGGTCAGGAAGAACTGATCGAAGACGTGAATAATCTGTTCAGCCACCCGTCTGCAGTGGGCATCATGCGCACCAATATGAAGCTTTACAGTTCCCGCCAGAGACATTCTTCAGAACGCGCTGTCAAAGCAGCAGAACTTTTTTTATCGGCAGCCCGGTCAATCGAGTTTGCCTGA
- a CDS encoding peptidoglycan-binding protein: MLYGSTIAKSAAVAATFTSSFFILPSYAAAHLINDDSLLYKGMNNEDIRTVQSILKATGQYSLRKETGYFGSATEKAVKQFQSVNGIQVDGIVGTQTKQALISAAHRQMNLLSVGSIGEDVKYLQTYLQRFGYYDDEIDGIFGIKTEHAVIVLQKGTNIAVDGIVGPITWGSIEKLSMEQNKGQATRPKTMIKAPSEARQSHIMKRPVQKQIASVREFYANSTAYTARCAGCSGTTATGINLLQNPDTKVVAVDPSVIPLGTKLYVEGYGYAVAGDTGGAIKGRKIDVFFNDNGTALQWGRRTVKVKILN, translated from the coding sequence ATGCTTTATGGTTCGACCATCGCAAAAAGCGCAGCGGTTGCTGCCACGTTCACCTCATCGTTTTTTATACTGCCATCGTATGCCGCTGCACATCTGATCAATGACGACAGTTTACTGTATAAAGGCATGAACAACGAAGATATCAGAACGGTTCAATCTATCTTGAAAGCAACCGGCCAGTATTCGCTGAGGAAGGAAACCGGATATTTTGGCAGCGCAACTGAAAAAGCGGTGAAACAGTTTCAAAGCGTCAATGGAATTCAAGTGGATGGTATCGTGGGTACTCAGACAAAGCAGGCACTTATTTCCGCCGCTCATCGGCAGATGAATCTGCTGTCAGTTGGTTCCATCGGTGAAGATGTTAAATATCTTCAGACTTACCTGCAGAGGTTTGGTTATTATGACGACGAAATTGATGGAATATTTGGCATTAAGACAGAGCATGCAGTTATTGTGCTGCAAAAGGGCACGAATATAGCCGTAGACGGAATTGTCGGTCCAATAACCTGGGGAAGTATTGAGAAACTGAGCATGGAACAAAACAAGGGCCAGGCGACCAGGCCGAAGACAATGATTAAAGCCCCTTCTGAAGCCAGGCAAAGTCACATCATGAAACGTCCCGTTCAAAAACAGATTGCTTCAGTCAGGGAATTTTATGCGAACAGTACCGCTTATACAGCGAGATGTGCGGGATGTTCCGGGACTACAGCTACGGGCATCAATCTGCTGCAGAATCCGGATACAAAGGTGGTCGCCGTTGATCCGTCAGTCATTCCTCTTGGTACGAAGTTGTACGTGGAGGGCTATGGTTACGCGGTGGCCGGAGATACAGGCGGAGCGATCAAGGGAAGAAAAATCGATGTTTTCTTCAATGATAACGGAACTGCGCTGCAATGGGGCAGAAGGACGGTCAAAGTTAAAATCCTGAACTAG
- a CDS encoding bifunctional homocysteine S-methyltransferase/methylenetetrahydrofolate reductase, giving the protein MKTPILDEMKKRILIGDGAMGTLLYSYGIDRCFEELNVSHADEITHVHQAYIHAGADVIQTNTYGANTIKLARYGLEHEVGHFNTAAVELAKKAANPETYVFGTIGGVRGFQKQSLQLDEIKQSFRQQADTLLAGGVDGLLLETYYDFSELCEVLKIARKATSLPIIAHVSMQEPGVLISGMPLAEALRELESLGADIVGTNCRLGPFHMIQALRGIPLPKRAFLSAYPNGSLPDYRDGKLHYESEPGYFKKYAIDFRNEGIRLLGGCCGTTPVHIEAFKQGISELEPIKEKSVSKRIDRIIISDNHPDTPLFEKAKAGRSVFVEFDTPRHLNTSGFFKGIRAIQDAGADAVTMADNSLASPRISNAAIGRLIKEKFTVPPLVHLTCRDRNLIGLQSHLMGLDVLGLHDLLVVTGDPTKIGDFPGATSVYDVSSMELIKLVKQFNRGISYSGRNLRRPTHFRVAAAFNPNVRNLDRAVQRLKRKIECGADYFISQPVFDRQQIVETSEALRGVSAPVYLGIMPLTSARNAEFLHNEVPGIRLPDDVRDRMANAETEEETRHVSMSIAKELIDTAMECFRGIYLITPMGQYSMTVELLKYVKEKERLLHAVLGRRTGGTV; this is encoded by the coding sequence ATGAAGACACCGATTCTTGATGAAATGAAAAAGAGAATTTTAATCGGGGACGGCGCCATGGGGACGCTTTTATATTCTTATGGTATTGACCGATGTTTTGAGGAACTGAATGTGTCCCATGCGGATGAGATTACACATGTTCATCAGGCATATATTCATGCCGGAGCAGATGTGATTCAAACGAACACCTACGGGGCCAATACAATTAAACTGGCGCGCTATGGATTAGAGCATGAGGTGGGGCACTTTAACACGGCAGCAGTTGAGCTTGCAAAAAAAGCAGCAAATCCCGAGACTTATGTGTTCGGCACAATCGGAGGGGTCCGCGGCTTTCAGAAACAGTCTCTGCAGCTGGATGAAATCAAACAAAGTTTTCGGCAGCAGGCGGACACGCTGCTGGCCGGAGGTGTGGACGGGCTTTTGCTGGAAACCTATTATGATTTCAGCGAACTGTGCGAGGTACTGAAAATTGCCAGGAAGGCAACAAGCCTTCCAATCATCGCGCATGTTTCCATGCAGGAGCCCGGCGTCCTGATCAGCGGCATGCCGCTTGCAGAGGCGCTGAGGGAACTTGAGAGCCTGGGGGCTGATATTGTCGGCACAAACTGCCGCCTTGGTCCGTTCCATATGATCCAGGCATTACGCGGAATTCCTTTGCCGAAACGTGCGTTTCTCTCGGCTTATCCGAACGGAAGCCTTCCGGATTATCGTGATGGCAAGCTCCATTATGAAAGCGAACCCGGCTACTTTAAAAAATATGCGATTGATTTCCGCAATGAAGGGATTCGGCTTTTGGGCGGTTGCTGCGGCACAACACCGGTGCATATCGAGGCGTTCAAGCAGGGAATCTCAGAACTGGAACCTATAAAAGAAAAATCCGTAAGCAAACGTATCGACAGAATCATCATTTCAGACAATCATCCGGACACACCGCTTTTTGAAAAAGCCAAAGCGGGGCGTTCCGTTTTTGTTGAATTTGACACACCGAGGCATTTGAATACATCGGGCTTTTTTAAAGGGATCAGAGCGATACAGGATGCCGGAGCAGATGCGGTCACGATGGCAGATAATTCACTGGCTTCACCGAGAATCAGCAACGCAGCCATCGGCCGGCTGATCAAAGAAAAGTTCACCGTCCCTCCGCTTGTCCATCTGACCTGCCGTGACCGGAACCTGATTGGTCTCCAGTCCCATTTGATGGGCCTGGACGTGCTCGGCCTCCATGATTTGCTCGTTGTAACCGGCGATCCGACAAAAATTGGCGATTTTCCCGGTGCAACTTCGGTCTACGACGTATCGTCAATGGAACTGATCAAGCTAGTGAAACAATTTAACCGCGGCATTTCCTACTCGGGAAGAAATTTGAGGCGGCCAACGCATTTCCGTGTGGCTGCCGCTTTCAATCCGAACGTCCGCAATCTTGATCGGGCGGTGCAGCGGCTGAAAAGGAAGATCGAATGCGGAGCGGATTACTTCATTTCTCAGCCCGTGTTTGACAGGCAGCAGATTGTTGAGACAAGCGAAGCACTGCGCGGCGTTTCCGCGCCTGTATACCTTGGCATTATGCCGCTGACTTCGGCACGCAATGCGGAATTTCTTCACAATGAAGTGCCGGGCATCCGCCTTCCGGATGATGTCCGTGACCGGATGGCGAATGCCGAAACTGAAGAAGAGACACGGCATGTAAGTATGAGCATTGCGAAAGAATTGATTGACACAGCCATGGAGTGCTTCAGGGGCATCTATCTGATTACGCCGATGGGCCAATACTCCATGACTGTTGAATTACTTAAGTATGTAAAAGAGAAGGAGCGCCTGCTCCACGCAGTTCTCGGCCGCAGGACAGGAGGTACCGTTTAA
- a CDS encoding DUF1002 domain-containing protein: MKKFCLLAFAAALAISGIGTGKAYADSAPGDVIVTLGADLTPAQRQSMLNEMDVDPKTAQIIEVTNSEEHKYLDNYLSQSQIGTRAISSSKITLGQKGSGLQASTHNITYVTQDMYINALATAGVKDADVYVTAPFPVSGTAALTGLIKAYEVKTGTVIPEAKQQVANEEVVTTAELGQQNGVGQAKAAELVTAIKDNLAKNMPKSRADVEKAVRNAAQQVNVQLSDADIQKLVDLFDKMRTMNIDWNQMGSQMQQVKDKISQLAHSSQTSGFLSQVFTAIANFFSAIFKAIGSLF; the protein is encoded by the coding sequence CTGAAAAAATTTTGTTTGCTTGCTTTTGCTGCTGCCTTGGCGATTAGCGGGATCGGAACGGGAAAGGCTTATGCCGACAGTGCCCCGGGTGATGTGATTGTCACGCTTGGTGCAGACCTGACTCCGGCACAGCGGCAGTCAATGCTGAATGAGATGGATGTTGATCCAAAAACGGCGCAGATTATTGAAGTGACAAACAGTGAAGAACATAAATATCTGGATAACTATCTGTCTCAGTCCCAGATCGGTACGCGGGCGATCAGTTCTTCCAAAATCACTTTGGGGCAGAAGGGTTCCGGGCTGCAGGCGAGCACGCATAATATTACCTACGTCACACAGGACATGTATATTAATGCGCTTGCCACCGCGGGCGTCAAAGATGCGGATGTTTACGTCACAGCCCCCTTCCCCGTTTCCGGGACGGCCGCGCTGACAGGGCTGATTAAGGCCTATGAAGTGAAAACAGGCACAGTCATTCCAGAGGCAAAGCAACAGGTCGCAAATGAGGAAGTCGTGACAACGGCAGAACTGGGACAACAGAACGGCGTCGGTCAGGCAAAGGCGGCAGAGCTGGTGACGGCCATTAAAGATAATCTGGCGAAGAATATGCCCAAATCCAGAGCAGATGTAGAGAAAGCCGTCCGCAATGCCGCTCAGCAAGTCAATGTTCAGCTGAGCGATGCTGATATTCAGAAACTGGTGGATCTTTTTGATAAAATGCGGACAATGAATATTGACTGGAATCAGATGGGCAGCCAAATGCAGCAAGTCAAAGATAAAATCAGCCAGCTGGCCCATTCAAGTCAGACCAGCGGGTTCCTGTCTCAAGTATTTACAGCAATCGCAAATTTCTTCTCGGCCATCTTTAAAGCGATTGGTTCACTATTTTAA
- a CDS encoding response regulator transcription factor, producing MRLLVVEDNRPLLKEIVRLLADNYDVDSAENGEEALYLAEQSIYDALVLDVMLPGMDGFEVTKQLRDKNIDTPIIFLTARDALDDRVKGLNLGGDDYIVKPFQNQELQARLSAILRRSSPMTLNHTFCYKGIEMDDKRKQVTVDGEDLPLTTKQYDLLEYLIQNVEQILTREQIFDRIWGFDSDTTVGIVEVYIHQLRKKLKKYGYEADIQTVRGIGYMLSDK from the coding sequence ATGAGACTGCTTGTTGTTGAAGATAACCGCCCACTGCTGAAGGAAATAGTCAGGCTGCTTGCCGACAACTATGATGTGGACTCGGCGGAAAACGGCGAGGAAGCGTTGTATCTGGCGGAACAGAGTATCTACGACGCTCTTGTTCTGGATGTCATGCTCCCCGGGATGGATGGTTTTGAAGTAACGAAACAGCTCCGGGATAAGAACATCGATACACCGATTATTTTTCTGACAGCCCGCGATGCGCTGGATGACCGGGTGAAGGGCCTGAATCTGGGCGGTGATGACTATATTGTAAAGCCGTTTCAGAATCAGGAATTGCAGGCCAGGCTGTCCGCTATTCTGAGACGCAGTTCGCCGATGACGCTGAACCACACATTCTGCTACAAAGGTATTGAGATGGATGATAAGCGCAAACAGGTGACAGTTGATGGCGAAGATCTTCCGCTTACAACAAAACAATACGATCTTCTTGAGTATTTGATCCAAAATGTTGAACAGATCCTGACACGTGAACAGATTTTTGACCGGATCTGGGGATTTGATTCCGATACGACGGTCGGAATCGTCGAAGTATATATTCACCAGCTGCGTAAAAAACTGAAAAAGTATGGTTATGAAGCAGACATTCAGACAGTCAGAGGCATCGGCTATATGCTTTCAGATAAGTGA